One segment of Curtobacterium poinsettiae DNA contains the following:
- a CDS encoding MFS transporter, whose amino-acid sequence MTTATPAAPIKGTPFRGRIRGRVLVLLCCMYAISYIDRTNISTALPHITEEFGFNEATAGLIVSAFSLPYALLQVFGGTISEKFGPRRALFVITVIWGVATLWTGFAVGFWTLFAARALLGLSEAAAFPTATQAMSRWIPRDRNGFAQGVVHSAARLGNALAPLIVAWVIGATGSWRWAFFATAVLSLAWAVVWFVWFRDEPESAKGITQVELAELPPVETRATRPPVPWRQMAKQILPVTFVDFGYGWTLWVFLTWLPTFLSSTYGLEIGDFALFTTLILLAGVVGDTVGGMLSDRIIHRGGNTRNARRIILVIGLGGSLLCLVPLVIGQGLLVATISLALSFFFLELCNANLWAIPMDVAPQWSGTASGFMNTGFGIAGVVSPIVFGLLIDASGWQVPFALSCVLLGAAAVVAWFMKPQRLTSTDGVLEIGVPKAEQRPA is encoded by the coding sequence ATGACCACGGCGACCCCGGCCGCACCGATCAAGGGCACCCCGTTCCGCGGACGCATCCGCGGGCGCGTGCTCGTCCTGCTCTGCTGCATGTACGCGATCTCGTACATCGACCGGACGAACATCTCGACCGCGCTGCCGCACATCACCGAGGAGTTCGGGTTCAACGAGGCGACCGCCGGCCTCATCGTCTCCGCGTTCTCGTTGCCGTACGCCCTGCTGCAGGTGTTCGGCGGCACGATCAGCGAGAAGTTCGGCCCGCGCCGTGCGCTCTTCGTCATCACGGTGATCTGGGGCGTCGCGACGCTCTGGACCGGGTTCGCCGTCGGCTTCTGGACCCTCTTCGCCGCACGGGCACTGCTCGGGCTGAGCGAGGCCGCGGCGTTCCCGACCGCCACGCAGGCGATGAGCCGGTGGATCCCCCGCGACCGGAACGGCTTCGCCCAGGGCGTGGTCCACTCGGCCGCCCGGCTCGGCAACGCCCTGGCGCCGCTCATCGTCGCGTGGGTGATCGGCGCGACGGGGAGTTGGCGCTGGGCGTTCTTCGCCACCGCGGTGCTGTCCCTGGCGTGGGCGGTCGTCTGGTTCGTCTGGTTCCGCGACGAGCCCGAGTCCGCGAAGGGCATCACGCAGGTCGAGCTCGCCGAGCTCCCGCCGGTCGAGACGCGCGCGACCCGTCCCCCGGTGCCGTGGCGGCAGATGGCGAAGCAGATCCTGCCGGTCACCTTCGTCGACTTCGGGTACGGCTGGACCCTCTGGGTGTTCCTCACGTGGCTCCCGACGTTCCTCAGCTCCACCTACGGCCTGGAGATCGGCGACTTCGCCCTGTTCACCACCCTCATCCTGCTGGCCGGTGTCGTCGGGGACACGGTCGGCGGGATGCTCAGCGACCGCATCATCCACCGCGGCGGGAACACCCGGAACGCCCGCCGGATCATCCTGGTGATCGGACTCGGCGGCTCGCTCCTCTGCCTCGTCCCGCTCGTGATCGGGCAGGGGCTGCTCGTCGCGACGATCTCGCTGGCGCTGTCGTTCTTCTTCCTCGAACTCTGCAACGCCAACCTCTGGGCGATCCCGATGGACGTCGCGCCGCAGTGGTCCGGCACGGCCTCCGGCTTCATGAACACCGGGTTCGGCATCGCCGGTGTCGTCTCGCCCATCGTCTTCGGGCTGCTCATCGACGCCTCGGGCTGGCAGGTTCCCTTCGCGCTCTCCTGTGTCCTGCTCGGAGCCGCGGCCGTCGTCGCGTGGTTCATGAAGCCCCAGCGGCTGACCTCCACCGACGGCGTGCTCGAGATCGGCGTCCCGAAGGCCGAGCAGCGCCCGGCCTGA
- a CDS encoding acyltransferase, which yields MSPASNGDEPGVQTPSRTAEGKPRHLYEVDVLRILTFACVIGVHTTSHTAATDDVGLNALLALLHFTRLVFFSLTAFVLVYSYTLRPRPMAQFWPKRFLLVGVPYLAWSFVYVAAAWLLSPTRRGDVPDLVRTAAEGIVTGTSWYHLYFLLVTMQVYLLLPVIVWLVRRTRGHHVTVLVVAFLVQLVVFAGYKYFPASDAWMQGYQKQFFFSYVFFIVSGAIAADHADAFLRFIRVHRRPVLWGSAGVGGLTLVVWALQVGLGQSLYAAGTPLQPIQVVWSTAVFVGFLAIGAAWADRRRPGSRTARFVDYASDRSFGIFLSHPFVIWILLYGDSWLEAVVPRPWLTLVTYVLVLVLSVAVTELFRWTPLSVPLTGRPSLSSRASRAARARRSAGAAVPQRSPEPVEPDDALVGETDDVGRRATR from the coding sequence GTGTCGCCGGCATCGAACGGCGACGAGCCGGGGGTGCAGACGCCGTCGCGCACGGCCGAGGGCAAGCCGCGGCACCTGTACGAGGTCGACGTGCTCCGCATCCTCACGTTCGCGTGCGTGATCGGGGTGCACACCACGAGCCACACCGCCGCCACCGACGACGTCGGGCTGAACGCGCTGCTCGCCCTGCTGCACTTCACCCGGCTGGTCTTCTTCTCGCTGACCGCGTTCGTGCTCGTGTACAGCTACACCTTGCGCCCGAGGCCGATGGCGCAGTTCTGGCCGAAGCGGTTCCTGCTCGTGGGCGTGCCGTACCTGGCGTGGTCGTTCGTCTACGTCGCGGCGGCGTGGCTGCTGAGCCCGACCCGCCGCGGCGACGTCCCGGACCTGGTGCGCACCGCGGCCGAGGGCATCGTCACCGGCACCTCGTGGTACCACCTGTACTTCCTGCTCGTGACGATGCAGGTGTACCTGCTCCTGCCGGTGATCGTCTGGCTCGTGCGCCGGACCCGCGGGCACCACGTGACCGTGCTGGTCGTGGCCTTCCTCGTCCAGCTGGTGGTGTTCGCCGGGTACAAGTACTTCCCGGCGAGCGACGCGTGGATGCAGGGGTACCAGAAGCAGTTCTTCTTCTCGTACGTCTTCTTCATCGTCTCGGGGGCGATCGCCGCCGACCACGCCGACGCCTTCCTGCGGTTCATCCGGGTCCACCGGCGTCCGGTCCTGTGGGGGTCCGCCGGCGTCGGGGGGCTGACCCTCGTCGTGTGGGCGCTCCAGGTGGGCCTCGGGCAGTCCCTCTACGCCGCGGGGACGCCGCTGCAGCCGATCCAGGTGGTCTGGAGCACCGCGGTGTTCGTCGGGTTCCTGGCGATCGGCGCCGCATGGGCAGACCGACGGCGCCCCGGGAGCCGGACCGCCCGGTTCGTCGACTACGCCTCCGACCGCTCGTTCGGCATCTTCCTGAGCCACCCGTTCGTCATCTGGATCCTGCTCTACGGCGACAGCTGGCTCGAGGCCGTCGTGCCACGGCCGTGGCTCACCCTCGTCACCTACGTGCTCGTGCTGGTGCTGTCCGTCGCGGTGACCGAGCTGTTCCGGTGGACGCCCCTCAGCGTGCCGCTGACCGGGCGGCCGTCGTTGTCCTCTCGGGCGTCGCGCGCGGCGCGGGCGCGTCGTTCCGCAGGCGCGGCGGTGCCGCAGCGGTCGCCGGAACCGGTGGAGCCGGACGACGCCCTCGTCGGCGAGACCGACGACGTCGGGCGGCGCGCCACGCGCTGA
- a CDS encoding class I adenylate-forming enzyme family protein codes for MQPVRDEPDLRSLIRARAADGSERHFLEDARSERVLTYRALDDAVTAWSRTFDAIGIAPSGAVLVDVGDPLAFAVVHLSAVASGRRAIPVDTGQPASEPGRLADLIGGASIVVSDRAVDATVPGAPASGIDPTTFLPTAVRDGDLPADSPHAPGQGSVVLFTSGSTGTPKGVELPETQLLFVARAVARHNRLVPDDRGFNSLPLFHVNAEVVGLLATLVAGATLVLDRRFRRTGFWDLLAERRITWLNAVPAVLAVLTKTGPLEFPPGLRFVRSASAPLPDPVRAALGDVPLVVSWGMTEGASQITATPLDGPARPGTVGVPVGCEVQVRGEDGALLPPDEIGALWVRGEGIVRGYLGGRASERFDADGWLHTGDVGSVSADGWVSLAGRSDDVINRGGEKVYPSEVEDVLLGDPRVLEAVVVGRPDDVLGAVPIAYVIPQPDEPTDHAALVAELVARAEAHLTRFRRPVEVIVVPDLPRAPTGKVQRAKVRTMARPS; via the coding sequence GTGCAGCCCGTTCGCGATGAACCCGACCTGCGCTCGCTCATCCGGGCCCGTGCGGCCGACGGGAGCGAGCGCCACTTTCTCGAGGACGCTCGCTCCGAGCGTGTCCTCACGTACCGCGCGCTCGACGACGCGGTGACCGCCTGGTCGCGGACCTTCGACGCGATCGGCATCGCCCCGTCGGGTGCCGTCCTGGTCGACGTGGGCGACCCGCTCGCGTTCGCGGTCGTGCACCTGAGTGCCGTCGCCTCCGGACGCCGGGCGATCCCCGTCGACACCGGCCAGCCGGCCAGCGAGCCCGGCCGGCTCGCCGACCTGATCGGCGGCGCGTCCATCGTCGTGTCCGACCGTGCGGTGGACGCGACCGTCCCCGGGGCGCCGGCCAGCGGGATCGACCCCACCACGTTCCTCCCGACCGCCGTCCGCGACGGCGACCTGCCCGCCGACAGCCCGCACGCGCCTGGCCAGGGGTCCGTCGTGCTGTTCACCTCCGGGTCGACCGGCACGCCGAAGGGCGTCGAGCTGCCCGAGACGCAGCTGCTGTTCGTCGCCCGGGCCGTCGCGCGGCACAACCGGCTCGTGCCGGACGACCGCGGGTTCAACTCCTTGCCGCTGTTCCACGTCAACGCCGAGGTGGTGGGACTGCTCGCGACGCTCGTCGCCGGCGCGACCCTCGTGCTCGACCGGCGCTTCCGCCGCACCGGGTTCTGGGACCTGCTCGCGGAACGACGGATCACCTGGCTCAACGCCGTCCCGGCGGTCCTGGCCGTCCTGACGAAGACCGGGCCGCTCGAGTTCCCGCCGGGCCTGCGGTTCGTGCGCAGTGCGTCGGCGCCGCTGCCCGATCCCGTGCGCGCCGCCCTCGGCGACGTGCCGCTCGTCGTGAGCTGGGGCATGACCGAGGGCGCCTCGCAGATCACGGCGACCCCGCTCGACGGACCGGCCCGGCCCGGCACCGTCGGGGTGCCGGTCGGGTGCGAGGTGCAGGTCCGCGGCGAGGACGGGGCGCTCCTGCCTCCCGATGAGATCGGCGCGCTCTGGGTGCGTGGCGAGGGGATCGTCCGCGGGTACCTCGGGGGTCGTGCGTCCGAGCGGTTCGACGCCGACGGCTGGCTCCACACCGGTGACGTCGGTTCCGTGAGCGCCGACGGCTGGGTGTCCCTGGCCGGGCGCTCCGACGACGTCATCAACCGCGGCGGCGAGAAGGTCTACCCGTCCGAGGTCGAGGACGTCCTGCTCGGTGACCCGCGCGTGCTCGAGGCGGTCGTCGTCGGCCGCCCCGACGACGTGCTCGGTGCCGTGCCGATCGCCTACGTGATCCCGCAGCCCGACGAACCGACCGACCACGCAGCCCTCGTCGCCGAGCTCGTGGCCCGGGCCGAGGCACACCTGACCCGGTTCCGTCGACCGGTCGAGGTCATCGTCGTGCCCGACCTGCCGCGTGCACCCACCGGCAAGGTGCAGCGCGCCAAGGTCCGGACCATGGCCCGACCCTCGTGA
- a CDS encoding BPSS1187 family protein, with product MNHRLLLVIAAIVLVAIGAASLVAANVLGAQRVADNGRVAVHERPSGDEHGPMGEFHRFRLGTVNGERLTPNRDDFAARTSADGPLLLFLPATRSRPAEYQRFLGAALADGYHVLGLDYWNLGRTLSGTCEADARCYGMVQRNRFDGTRPSEFSAVSPAGSIVSRFRDAVAYLDDHDPDGGWGRFVQGDDRIVWDDIVVAGHSQGGGEAAYIAHIRSVHGALMFSSPVESRGPAHAAWMDRPGRTPVDRMYAIDDVRDTFGPRITGSWDVLGLSGVSGPFETDTEPPLAGADPHAILTDLGGEGKAHSLIIKDSTPLTRDGEPRMLPLWQWMLHRFSTDPAVPSDRS from the coding sequence GTGAACCACCGCCTGCTCCTGGTCATCGCCGCCATCGTCCTCGTGGCGATCGGGGCCGCGTCGCTCGTCGCCGCGAACGTCCTCGGTGCCCAGCGTGTGGCGGACAACGGCCGGGTCGCGGTGCACGAGCGGCCGTCGGGCGACGAACACGGGCCCATGGGGGAGTTCCACCGGTTCCGGCTCGGCACGGTGAACGGCGAGCGGCTCACCCCGAACCGCGACGACTTCGCCGCACGCACCTCGGCCGACGGTCCGCTCCTGTTGTTCCTGCCGGCGACCCGGTCCCGTCCCGCGGAGTACCAGCGGTTCCTCGGGGCCGCCCTGGCGGACGGCTACCACGTGCTCGGCCTCGACTACTGGAACCTCGGCCGCACCCTGTCCGGCACGTGTGAGGCCGACGCACGCTGCTACGGCATGGTGCAGCGGAACCGCTTCGACGGCACGCGGCCCTCGGAGTTCAGTGCGGTCAGTCCCGCCGGGTCGATCGTGTCGCGGTTCCGGGACGCGGTCGCGTACCTCGACGACCACGACCCCGACGGCGGATGGGGTCGGTTCGTCCAGGGCGACGACCGGATCGTCTGGGACGACATCGTGGTCGCCGGGCACTCGCAGGGCGGCGGAGAGGCGGCGTACATCGCGCACATCCGCAGTGTCCACGGCGCGCTGATGTTCTCCTCGCCCGTCGAGTCGCGCGGGCCGGCACACGCAGCGTGGATGGACCGCCCGGGCCGGACACCGGTGGACCGGATGTACGCCATCGACGACGTCCGGGACACCTTCGGCCCCCGCATCACCGGTTCGTGGGACGTCCTCGGCCTGAGTGGCGTGTCCGGGCCGTTCGAGACGGACACCGAGCCGCCACTCGCCGGCGCCGACCCGCACGCGATCCTCACCGACCTCGGTGGCGAGGGCAAGGCGCACTCCCTGATCATCAAGGACTCGACACCGCTCACCCGTGACGGCGAGCCTCGGATGCTCCCGCTGTGGCAGTGGATGCTGCACCGGTTCTCCACAGATCCCGCTGTTCCCTCCGACCGCTCATAG
- the coaE gene encoding dephospho-CoA kinase has protein sequence MHIIGLTGGIAAGKSTVSRRWAEHGAVVVDADRLARDAVAPGSPGLEQVAERFGPSVIAADGSLDRPALGSIVFADPAARKDLEAITHPEVWRLAQQAFDVAEDADPDAVVVYDVPLLAEARGSRPLRFDAVVVVDAPAAQRIERLVAHRGMPRDEAERRVAAQASDAVRLALADHVVDATGTLEQTIRSADEVWARITP, from the coding sequence GTGCACATCATCGGACTCACGGGCGGCATCGCCGCGGGCAAGTCGACCGTTTCCCGGCGATGGGCGGAGCACGGGGCCGTCGTCGTCGATGCAGACCGACTGGCGCGGGACGCCGTGGCACCGGGCAGCCCGGGCCTGGAGCAGGTCGCCGAGCGGTTCGGTCCGTCGGTGATCGCCGCAGACGGTTCCCTCGACCGGCCGGCGCTCGGGTCGATCGTGTTCGCGGACCCCGCGGCCCGGAAGGACCTCGAAGCCATCACGCATCCGGAGGTCTGGCGGCTCGCGCAGCAGGCGTTCGACGTCGCCGAGGACGCCGACCCCGACGCCGTGGTGGTCTACGACGTGCCCTTGCTCGCCGAGGCCCGCGGCTCGCGTCCGCTCCGGTTCGACGCCGTGGTGGTGGTCGACGCCCCCGCGGCGCAGCGCATCGAACGGCTCGTCGCGCACCGCGGGATGCCCCGCGACGAGGCCGAGCGTCGCGTCGCCGCCCAGGCGAGCGATGCCGTTCGTCTCGCCCTCGCCGACCACGTGGTCGACGCCACCGGGACGCTCGAGCAGACGATCCGCTCCGCTGACGAGGTGTGGGCGCGGATCACTCCGTGA
- the rpsA gene encoding 30S ribosomal protein S1: MTTTTTKAPKQVAINDIGSADDFLAEVEKTLKFFNDGDLISGTVVKIDRDEVLLDVGYKTEGVIPSRELSIKHDVDPNEVVEVGDEVEALVLQKEDKEGRLILSKKRAQYERAWGDVEKIKESDGVVTGTVIEVVKGGLIVDIGLRGFLPASLIELRRVRDLTPYLGQEIEAKILELDKNRNNVVLSRRALLEQTQSESRTTFLNNLHKGQVRKGIVSSIVNFGAFVDLGGVDGLVHVSELSWKHIEHASEVVEVGQEVTVEILEVDLDRERVSLSLKATQEDPWQVFARTHAIGQIAPGKVTKLVPFGAFVRVADGIEGLVHISELSNKHVELAEQVVSVNDEVFVKIIDIDLDRRRISLSLKQANEGVDPESDEFDPALYGMPTEYDDKGDYKYPEGFDPETNEWLEGYDTQRTEWEGQYAAAQARWEAHKAQVAKTIADEAQGGFDLPASASSSSSTSSFAGETGGASPLADDASLAALREKLSSTNN; this comes from the coding sequence ATGACAACCACTACGACCAAGGCTCCTAAGCAGGTCGCCATCAACGACATCGGTTCGGCTGATGACTTCCTGGCCGAGGTCGAGAAGACCCTGAAGTTCTTCAACGACGGTGATCTCATCTCCGGCACCGTCGTGAAGATCGACCGCGACGAGGTTCTCCTCGACGTCGGTTACAAGACCGAGGGCGTCATCCCCTCGCGCGAGCTCTCGATCAAGCACGACGTCGACCCCAACGAGGTCGTCGAGGTCGGCGACGAGGTCGAGGCCCTGGTTCTCCAGAAGGAGGACAAGGAAGGCCGCCTCATCCTGTCGAAGAAGCGCGCGCAGTACGAGCGTGCGTGGGGCGACGTCGAGAAGATCAAGGAGTCCGACGGCGTCGTGACCGGGACGGTCATCGAGGTCGTCAAGGGCGGTCTCATCGTCGACATCGGCCTCCGTGGCTTCCTCCCCGCTTCGCTCATCGAGCTCCGTCGTGTCCGCGACCTCACGCCGTACCTCGGCCAGGAGATCGAGGCCAAGATCCTCGAGCTCGACAAGAACCGCAACAACGTGGTCCTGTCGCGCCGTGCGCTCCTCGAGCAGACGCAGTCCGAGTCCCGGACGACGTTCCTCAACAACCTCCACAAGGGCCAGGTCCGCAAGGGCATCGTGTCCTCGATCGTCAACTTCGGTGCGTTCGTGGACCTCGGCGGCGTCGACGGTCTCGTCCACGTCTCCGAGCTCAGCTGGAAGCACATCGAGCACGCCAGCGAGGTCGTCGAGGTCGGTCAGGAAGTCACCGTCGAGATCCTCGAGGTCGACCTGGACCGCGAGCGCGTGTCGCTCTCGCTCAAGGCGACGCAGGAGGACCCGTGGCAGGTCTTCGCCCGCACCCACGCGATCGGTCAGATCGCACCGGGCAAGGTCACGAAGCTCGTCCCGTTCGGTGCCTTCGTCCGCGTTGCCGACGGCATCGAGGGCCTCGTGCACATCTCGGAGCTCTCGAACAAGCACGTCGAGCTCGCCGAGCAGGTCGTCTCGGTCAACGACGAGGTCTTCGTGAAGATCATCGACATCGACCTCGACCGTCGCCGCATCTCGCTCAGCCTCAAGCAGGCGAACGAGGGCGTCGACCCGGAGAGCGACGAGTTCGACCCGGCGCTCTACGGCATGCCGACCGAGTACGACGACAAGGGTGACTACAAGTACCCCGAGGGCTTCGACCCGGAGACCAACGAGTGGCTCGAGGGCTACGACACGCAGCGCACCGAGTGGGAGGGCCAGTACGCGGCCGCCCAGGCGCGTTGGGAAGCCCACAAGGCGCAGGTCGCGAAGACCATCGCCGACGAGGCGCAGGGTGGCTTCGACCTCCCGGCCTCGGCTTCCTCGTCGTCGTCGACCTCGTCGTTCGCCGGCGAGACCGGTGGCGCGAGCCCCCTGGCCGACGACGCGTCGCTCGCGGCACTCCGCGAGAAGCTCAGCTCGACCAACAACTGA
- a CDS encoding DUF885 domain-containing protein codes for MSEERPVRQPSAVDRVAEDWVTTLVDLDPTTATYIGVPGRTGEYGDTSPAGAAAMAEAARGAKRALDAAPAVDAVDQVTKADLGAELDLVRESYERKLHLRDLNVIASPAQSVREIIDLMPTATEGDWQDIASRLHALPDALEGIRETLLEGTREDVTPAKRQVALVAEQAARNGAEDGFFARLAEGAAFDDGSPVPDTLRAELTRGAQVASAAYRSLGQFLEHELLPLATPVDAVGREAYELHSRRFLGAVVDLDETYEWGLEELARMRDEQERIADRIESGASVARAIEVLDTDPSRILHGTDALQRWMQETSDASIAAMAGTYFDIPDPIRRLECRIAPTQEGGIYYSGPSDDFSRAGRMWWSVPQGVTEFGTWREKTTVYHEGVPGHHLQISQGVYNRGELNTWRRQLSGSSGHVEGWALYAERLMEQLGFLDDDGDRLGMLDGQRMRAARVVLDIGVHLQKTNPDGGGWTWEYALDFMGQNVNMDPAFVRFEVARYFGWPGQAPSYKVGQRVWESIRDEVAAREGADFDLKAFHHRALSLGSIGLDTLRTALVG; via the coding sequence ATGAGCGAAGAGCGTCCTGTCCGCCAGCCGTCCGCCGTCGACCGCGTCGCCGAGGACTGGGTCACCACCCTCGTCGACCTCGACCCGACGACCGCCACGTACATCGGCGTCCCGGGACGCACGGGGGAGTACGGCGACACCTCGCCCGCCGGTGCCGCCGCGATGGCCGAGGCCGCGCGCGGTGCGAAGCGGGCACTCGACGCCGCTCCCGCCGTCGACGCCGTGGACCAGGTGACGAAGGCCGACCTCGGCGCCGAACTGGACCTCGTGCGGGAGTCGTACGAGCGCAAGCTGCACCTCCGTGACCTCAACGTCATCGCGAGTCCGGCGCAGTCGGTCCGCGAGATCATCGACCTGATGCCGACCGCCACCGAGGGGGACTGGCAGGACATCGCGAGCCGACTGCACGCGCTGCCGGACGCGCTCGAGGGCATCCGCGAGACCCTGCTCGAGGGCACCCGCGAAGACGTCACCCCGGCCAAGCGCCAGGTCGCCCTGGTCGCCGAGCAGGCAGCGAGGAACGGCGCCGAGGACGGCTTCTTCGCCCGCCTCGCCGAGGGTGCCGCGTTCGACGACGGTTCGCCGGTGCCGGACACGCTCCGCGCCGAGCTCACCCGTGGTGCCCAGGTCGCCTCGGCCGCCTACCGGTCGCTCGGGCAGTTCCTGGAGCACGAGCTGCTGCCGCTCGCCACCCCCGTCGACGCCGTCGGTCGCGAGGCCTACGAGTTGCACTCGCGCCGGTTCCTCGGTGCGGTGGTCGACCTCGACGAGACGTACGAGTGGGGCCTCGAGGAACTCGCGCGCATGCGGGACGAGCAGGAGCGCATCGCCGACCGCATCGAGTCCGGCGCGAGCGTCGCCCGGGCGATCGAGGTGCTCGACACCGACCCGTCCCGGATCCTGCACGGAACCGACGCGCTGCAGCGGTGGATGCAGGAGACCAGCGATGCGTCGATCGCCGCGATGGCCGGTACCTACTTCGACATCCCGGACCCGATCCGTCGCCTGGAGTGCCGGATCGCCCCCACGCAAGAGGGAGGCATCTACTACAGCGGCCCCTCCGACGACTTCTCCCGTGCCGGCCGGATGTGGTGGTCGGTGCCCCAGGGCGTCACCGAGTTCGGCACCTGGCGCGAGAAGACGACGGTCTACCACGAGGGCGTCCCCGGACACCACCTCCAGATCAGTCAGGGCGTCTACAACCGCGGCGAGCTGAACACCTGGCGCCGGCAGCTGTCCGGGTCCTCCGGGCACGTCGAGGGCTGGGCGCTGTACGCCGAGCGGCTGATGGAGCAGCTCGGGTTCCTCGACGACGACGGCGACCGGCTCGGCATGCTCGACGGGCAGCGGATGCGTGCGGCCCGCGTCGTGCTCGACATCGGCGTGCACCTGCAGAAGACGAACCCCGACGGCGGCGGCTGGACGTGGGAGTACGCGCTCGACTTCATGGGGCAGAACGTGAACATGGACCCGGCGTTCGTCCGGTTCGAGGTCGCGCGGTACTTCGGGTGGCCGGGGCAGGCACCCTCGTACAAGGTGGGTCAGCGCGTCTGGGAGTCCATCCGCGACGAGGTCGCTGCGCGCGAGGGAGCGGACTTCGACCTGAAGGCGTTCCACCACCGTGCGCTGTCGCTCGGCAGCATCGGCCTCGACACCCTCCGGACCGCCCTGGTCGGGTGA